CTTCGGGACGTATCTTTCCATTTCTGCCCTTTTGCTTTTGAGATTAGTCTGACCATGAGTAACGCTCTTATCTGGCAAAGGCACATCATCCTGCACGCTCTCTTCTTTGTTCTGGGCCCGCACAGGGGCCCACACAGCAACATCACCAACATGAAATCTATTAGCTTGTGGGTTTCTTGGCATCCTTCTTGGGTGCTGCGGTTTATACTGGTTACTTGGTAAAGATGAAACCTGTTCTAGATTAGATTGTTTAGTATCCTTGCTATCAGTCATCGATACGGCGCTGGGATGTTGATTTAAATCCGTTTGAGATTCTGGCTTAGAGAGATTAACTTCTCTTGATGCAGAGGCATCGTCAACCTTATGCTTATTCTTGCTACTCTTGTTAGTTCTCTTTTTCGGCTGAGTTGATTCAGACACGATATTTGAGTTGGTTGGTAGAGTTGGCTCCTGACTTGATACAGCTTCACCTAATACTGGATTCTTTATAACTGTGTCGGCTGTCCCGCTCAGAGTTGACTTGTCAACCAAAGCCTCTACCGTTTGTACACTCGGCTTTTGTTTATGAATAGCCCGCTTCTGCCTGTGAACGCCACCATCATTACCAAGTGACGCAGCTTTGCTTTCGGCATCAGTTGCATTAGCAACGCCTTGTTTCACAAGCAAAGACTGGTCAGCAGGTTCTTGTTGACTGTTCACACTGATCTGGTCAACAGGCTCTTTTATACCATCATCAATAGTTAGTCCAGTAGGTTTTTGGGATCCATCCACATCCACTTGCTCAGGAACACTAGTAGCGTTTTTTTCTGCTGTATGGGCGGTACCGTCTGCTGCTGCAAGTGTACGTCTATTCAACTCTTCCAATTTTGCAAGCGCTTTTGCTTTCTGCTCTCTGATTCTTTCTTCCTCTTCCTTCTGTCGTTCAATTGCACGTTGTTTTGCCAACTCCCTCATCTTAGCTCGCTGGTGAAGAGGCATAAAAATGTATAATAAATGACGATGAGAAACCCATAACAAATTTCATAAATGAAAATTTTACCTGCGCTTGACCATCAGCAAGATCAACCATTTGAGTCGATTCTGTATTCTTAATTTCAGGATTCTCTGGTGTGGATATTTCCAAACCTAGAATTGGAGGTTTCTTTCGCCACCCGTCGGTATCTTGATTACTTGATCTTCCTCTGTTATGATGATGCACTTGCCTGAATAACCAAATTTAGTTAAATAAAAATGTTTATATACGAAGTATGACATCAGCAAGTACAAATCATAGACCTTGATTTGTCATAGTGATGGGAAAGATCTCCAGTGATGGAGATGCTACCGAATGCAATTGTAGGGTTAGTTAACAAGTCATTATTTTGTTCTGCGTCCCCCTGAATATCCAAAGCACGGACTTTCGGATTCAAACCCTCAACATCATGTATCAAATTCAAATCTTTTGGATCTTCGATATTAGATGACTTATTCCCCCAACTCTCATTGGATGCTTTAGACTTGTGTGGGCCCTTTTCTATATTCTGCTCCCAATTGTCTGCTTCCATTTCAACATCCCTTTCATTTTCACGTTTTCTAAGAACTTTGTAGGGCCCACGAGATTCCTCAGGTGGAATAGGATCCTGCTTTTCCGAAACAAACGCATTTCCAACTGACCCACGCCCACCACCTCTAAAGTGGGGATCGTTGAGTTCTGTAGGGTTTTGAGGTGGACACATGTTGTAAACAGGTGGTCCAGGTGGCCCACATGGTCCAGGTGGCATTCCCATAAATGGCATATCACGCTCATTGGGATTGTAGCCCATCGGAGGACCAAAATAACCATCATAAGGAACCGGACCAGGGTAAAACCCAGGCCTAATTGGCATACCGGGACGAATAAAAGCATCAGGCATTTGAGGTCTGTAGAAGTCTCCATTTCTTGGATGATGACCTCGTGGGCCAGGCCCAGGTGGAGGGCCCGATTGTGAATTTGCCAATGGAGGGGGGATCTGAGGGCGATGATAGTAAGGAAAAGGCTCCATTGGAAACCCACCATGAGGAACAGGTGGATATGGTGGACCAGCAGGCGGGGGTCCTCTATACCAAACACCAGGAGGTGTATTCATTGGTGGGCCACGCCAGGCATCATAATGTTGAGGGGGAACATTAGAATTGAAGTATTGCGGTGGGTCCCCCTGCCACTTGTCAGCATTAGGGTGGACTACCCCGTCTTCAAAATTTGGAGAAACGTCTCTTGTCCAAGTATCAATAGTTCCACTTTTGTGACCTGCATTTGAGAATACACAACAATTATCCATTAGCTCACTAGCTGACATGATACACTAACTTACACAGCTAATGGAAAGATTAAAGCGAAAGTGCTAAACACTAACCGGCTTGAGCCGTCTCATTTCTCTCTTTGGCAGGTACACCTCTGCCAGAACTTGAACCTGGACGAACATGATCTGCCACATATGCAAGTCCAGATTCAGTAGATTATGCATGGTAAAAGTTACTtacaatcaacaaatatacatatataaaaagCAGAATATGATTAAAACGCACAGTAACTCAGCAATTACTTAAAACTGTACCATATTGAGTACAAATTACCATGTGGTTCACTGCTCTTAGAAGTATTATCTTTTTCTGAACCCAGGGTTGGAAAGTCCCCAGAACTGAGAGAAAAATCATTGACTTTGGAGGATATTGactgcacaaaaaaaaaaaaaaaaaaaaaaaaaaaaaaaaaaactgattacAACAAGTTTTTGGTTCACTGATGTATCTGTTAAAGAGTTTagacaaaaaaaaacattttctctGTTACATGATAGATAACATCAAGCTAATAACTTACCAGCTTATCTGCTACAGTACCATTAGGGCCCCACGCTACTGAATTATCATACACAGGCTCAGCAAAACGGGATAAATGTGAGCTACCTGGTCTTGTTTCTGCACTGAGAGGGCGTGAAGATGTTAATGACGATTGATTAGATGCCAGCACCCCAGAAGCTGATGACGGCCTAGAATTTGGGCCCCACGTAGCAGAAGGCTCGTGTCTGTCACTGCCAGCGGTGGATGGCCGACTAAGGCCACCGCCTGATGAAGGACGACCACTAGGATGATGTGGGGAAACAGTACTACTACCATCAGTGTTTGGAGAAGCTGATGATGAACCCCAAGGATTTGAtgctgatgaagatgatcgactTCCCCAGCTAAGGCTACCCCTGTTAGTAACATGAGATGAAGGGTAAATTTGGCAAAGATGAAATTAAGAAAACGTAATTTAAAAGAGTCAAAGAATGAATAAGAAAGACTCACTTGGGAACAATTTCCACATTTGGATCCAGACCATGGTTTTCTAACCTTGAAACAGCAGCACATAAGTATTAGATTATAGTTATGTAAACTGTAAGTCGTAAGACAACCTATCATAATTCAGTTGTAACAACTTACTTCTGGCTAGGTAAATTAATAGGTTTAGGAACAGCAACTTTGCCCAATACAGTCATGCCGCCTCTTCTTGAAGAGGCCCACctaaaacaaaaccaaaaattGACGGTTATGCTATAACATTAATGGTTCATTGATTTATTCAGGAATAAAGAAAAGGAAAACAGAAAAACTGAAAGTCAATCAGAAACTTTAAAACCAATATTTTTTGTAATAAACCTGTGTTCTTCTGCACAGAATACATTTTTAATTAAAATACGTAGACACAACTGAGGtcagatgtgatgcatgtcaatgAAACTGTGAAAGAAATATACCTCCGTTCTCCAGCCAACATACTTGATGTCATTGCTCAAATGTAGTTCCAAGGTCATCCAATGACTATCTATAAAGCCTGAAgattaaataaaaatattattactTTTCTTACTATAACTAGCTGGAGACGTTAATTTGATTGGCTGCCCTGCAACAGGTGATGTTATGGGGATTACAGCATCAGAAACTTAATAACTGGTCACTGCTCCTAGGTGCAAAGTTCACTAATTAAAGTCCATTGAAGGATGATGATTTAAAAGTGAGCTCCGAATAAGATAAAAAAAACACCGGAAACTCAAAAAGTTAAGTAATCAAAATACCAAATTAAAATAAATGAGCcaactttttttgtctttttcctacATTATAGGTCATGTGATTATTGTTTTAGGCAGCCCAAAATTATAATGAAGCAATAAACCGAACACATCAGGATGCAGTATGAGCTCAACCATACTAAATCGGATTAATTTAGAGCATTGTAATTTAACAGTTCTTACTTTATTTTGCTTCATATTGCCCAGCTGGTACCCTGAGCAAGAGCATGAATGCTTAATTCACTATACATCTAGAAGTCCTAAGAGTACGTGAAATCTACGGAAACTAGAAAATGGGTTTTAGCTTCAAGTTATGCTACTCAAAAGTAAGACAAGACTCGAAATTGGCCGTATGACAACCCCTAGCCCAGTAAAATGGTATATAGGTGAATTAATAAAGTGTTTGACTATAGTTATGGTGTCTATAACACTGTACATTATGCTGAAAAAAATTTTAAGACGCTAAAATTGTATAGATTTTGCACTCATCCCTGAAGGCCAGCCGAAAAGTTGTTTATGTAAACAAACAATCTACCATATGTTGAACTACTCTCACACATAGATTGGTTCATAACAAGTGTTTCGACATGCAAACATCGTGCTTGCAATACGTATTGCACACCCTTAAACAAGAAGTAAAGCGACTACTTTTCCAATGAATGCATGGGAACTATGTAAATGAAGTAATGAAAAACAAGATGCAGATTAGAGCCCTAGCCTAGCAAGGTAACTCTTTTCCCAGTTTTTCCTTTAAAACTTAATTCAAATTACGCATCAGGGGCTTCCCCTCGATCAGGATGCTTATAAAGACTAAAACTTTTATACACTGCGGATCAGAAACATTCTAAATTTCAAACCTGTCTGATTATAAAAACAAATTACAACATTTCTCTGATACTTAGAGATCTAACCTACAAATGCTATCAATATAGCTAAACTCAGCCGCAAATAAAATCGACTTGCCGTTGACATGATCCTAGCCATCAACTCAAAGCCGTAAAATTCATCCGCGTGCACTAACTCATAAAGCGTACAGCCACATACATACCCAACACGCCGAACGGATTCAAAAATCACCATTTGCTTAATGCAATCAACTCAAATAATTTATGAACAAAAAAGTCTTTAATTTCAACCTATAACGAGCAAACGTACTATCAAAAGTAAATTTTTAACTTATATGACATCCATTCTATCTTCATCATCctgtcttaaaataaaaaaataataaaaaataaaaagagcATCCGCAATCGGCACGTATGCTAGCAATATAGCCTCCGTGTATACGCATATCAATCGATTCACAATTTCACATACGAACAAACATACCTTACGCTAAAATTCAAAAAAACATAATAATACTTTATTATTCTATAAACATTGAGCGTctacaaaccctaatttgaaCACTAATTCAACAACATGTGATAAACAGCGATTAAATTTATATAAGAAACACAAAATCGCACATACGTAGGGAGAGAAATTGATGACCGGAGACGAATAATTCGGATCTACAACCAGGAGTCGGATCTGCGATCCTCGAAAGCGATAGCAAGGATGATGAGAATATGGAGAACGACGGTTACGGTAACGGTGACGGTGGCGTTAGGTTTTCCGACGGGTTTGGGGTGGTTGTGTGATTGTGGAGAGAAGTGATGCGAAGGGGAATCGAAGAGGTTAGGGTGAGTGGGTGGGTCGAGTACCGGAAACAGGGTAAGGCTAAAAAAGGATACGGTATGTGATTAAATGAGGGAGTCAGACTTGTAGTCAAAGCTTTGCTTGAGAATGAGAACTATAGCCTCCTTATCCATTGCATTTTACGAAACCTTTCATCATCATAATATTCACTCGATCCAACCTACAGCAAAATTAAGGTAGGGTCTAACAAAGAAAGAATGTAGACAATCTTATCTCTagaggttgcttccagtgagactcCCGGCTCGATAGTTtctttgtatcaagccttggacataaggcagataacactcagcaattgagacaaatgtcgattagtgcatgtacccctttGTCTtccggctatcaacgccaccacatgatgtgTGATTAATCATCTCccattttaacgttattttcacgaaattagtaaaataacgttaaaattgtgcactttcacttttgcccccacCCCCAAGCGCCCACACAcgtatacattatatgtgcataccGCAAGCGAGACGTTGCATTACGAAATATTTGATTGGTTTAATCATCCTCTTTTGGTGTAACGTGTTCTTTATTAAGATATAAGTGTGATTtgtttataacttttttatttactaaagagtaaattgtcattttcgtTCATAAGATTTGGTCAGTTTTGTGATTTTCGTCCAATTTTTTCTTTAAGTTAACCAAAAAGACGTAAATACCCCTTacttaacgaagaaaaattgatgaagttaatgagttggatgaaaatggcaaggtttcaaactttttggatctagatgcgaaAAATAAACCTTTAGACAAAAGTTGTACaactgaccaaacctcaaggacgaaaatggcattttactctttactAAATGTGAGAGACATAcatatctatctactataataaaagaaaccaatttttggacacgtgttattcattgaaggtatcctcaaatttatatttatcttatattaactaaataaataataaattaatattaaatcttatcatactttaataaaatgtTACTCtgaaatctaaattgttaatttagggggtgtttggggttgagttttgaaaatagattatgcgttttgaataatcagaatcagataattagctgtaacaaaacgtgctgcagaaagaaattgtttggatttgattatattgtttgatatcacaataatcagataatcaacattgtttggatttgattatgttgtttgatatcacaataatcagataatcaactatttgagtgtttggcaagtatatatatttcaaaaaaataaataagtgaaaacgtaaaaaatcagtttttggataatcacgttttcctgcagcaaggggtgacctacttatggattatcacgttttgaactctacaaaacgtaaaaaatcactttttattaattttttaccaaacactaaaaatagattttttgcgatttcaaaacacaataatcaaataatcaggttgaaaacgcaatcccaaacacccccttaatatattttaaaaacaaatacctctctttcctacttatcttatattaaagggaaattggtctgtaataatctaacctagaccttattggccattaataatcccatctCAGAATATTCCCTCCACCAGTCctacctttcacctatttttcctacaatggtcccccattaaaaaaacttaacggagttaaacttttttccaaattacaaacagattttttagggcttttgattagaacgacgatacgagtccattaaTGTAAAACTTtcctcgaaatggtgctccaaacgatgaaaacagcgcttcaattcgggtgttttaatttccaattaaccaaaatcaagtcacttggagcaccaagttttacatcaatggactcatatcatcgttctgatcaaaagccttaaaaatctgtttgtaatttggaaaaaagcttaactccattaagtttttttaacgggagaccactgtaggaaaaataggtgaaatgtgGGATATTCTGatgtgggattattaatggccaataaggtctagatgtgattattacagaccaattcccctatattaaatatataaatagtatattaatattaaatgttatcctaatttattaaaaatttatttggtatacaaaattatatttattcaacttgtgtaaaacgcggggtttttaaaatattttttttattatttactatacaaagttacatttatataacctgtgtaatacacgggttttttaaggatataatttttttattatttggtagatttttcaacccgggTATAcacaggttttttaaagatatgacatttttagtatttaataaacaaaattaaatttatttaattggtgtaatacacatggtttttaaagatataactatttttagatatattcaacacgtgtaatatacggggtttgtAAGGAtgcaactttttattatttggtagatttattcaacccgattatacaagggttttttaaagatacgacgtttttagtatttagtatacaaaattacatttatttaatctgtgtaatacgcatggtttttaaaaatataattttcttattatttgatatataaaattttatttatttaacccgtacaatatacgaggtttacaaagatataactttttattatttaatatataaaattacatttattcaacccgtgtaatacacggggttctaacttAGTTGCATTtataatctattatatataataaatgaaagttatttgggccacgtgtcaGTAAATGAGGGCTACCTTTTTTCCcttttcccgcccaacagtaccaCTCCCCTCTTTTATCTGTCTCATCTCTCATTTGCTCATTTAGGGCTTCCCCACTTTCTCTCTCGCTCTGCTCTGCTCTATTCCGATTGATGTTCAGATCAACGCTCCGAATCAAGGTTAGATTATCAATAACTTCCATTCTATAAGTGTCAATCTTTGTTTTCATTGTTCACTCATTCGATCTTCATGCGTCTTTACCTATGGTTGTGCTTCGGTTAGGGTTCCGCTGGGAACTTGATGACGGAGATGATCGGAGGTTGTCGGCTCTGCGGCCTGCAGTTCTCTTGGTTAATTTTTGGTCAGGTTTGCTGTTCAATTTTGATGTTCACTTATCTaattttgattttatttttagACTTCTATATGATTATGAGGTCGATTTAATGGTTATGCTGTAATGGATTTGAGGTTTAGGGttagttataaatatattttttcattttgAGTTTTAGGttagggtttgttttattttttggctTCTATATGATTTTGAGGTCGATTGATTGGTGATTTGctattgttgtttgatgttgtttgttagtgaGTCTGCTGACATCACCGACCGATTCCAACGACATCGAAAGGTTGTAGGACTATGACGACtgttacaccccaaccgatggcggaatcatcggggcgcggcactaggcgaatcagattgctcaagagaatccataacaactatattgcgataatattcattacatttgttatcccatactaacaacgatacaatcacataagttattacAGATTCCTTGttctctcgaacaattcaaatccgacaatcTAGATTTtaatgagtttctagacttcctagcttgatttgatgtagacttcgactaatcctgcaacatacgttaaaatattgtcaatacaaaagtattggcgagtatacaggtttgatatgtaatagtataatagattaaaagtgctgcgaatttccatatgcataaacgtaattcacgacatatatactcacaaaactgatactaccagctaagtcctcgatgctcgactcttcgatggcataactagaccc
This is a stretch of genomic DNA from Helianthus annuus cultivar XRQ/B chromosome 16, HanXRQr2.0-SUNRISE, whole genome shotgun sequence. It encodes these proteins:
- the LOC110926276 gene encoding protein MODIFIER OF SNC1 1; this encodes MTSSMLAGERRWASSRRGGMTVLGKVAVPKPINLPSQKLENHGLDPNVEIVPKGSLSWGSRSSSSASNPWGSSSASPNTDGSSTVSPHHPSGRPSSGGGLSRPSTAGSDRHEPSATWGPNSRPSSASGVLASNQSSLTSSRPLSAETRPGSSHLSRFAEPVYDNSVAWGPNGTVADKLSISSKVNDFSLSSGDFPTLGSEKDNTSKSSEPHDHVRPGSSSGRGVPAKERNETAQAGHKSGTIDTWTRDVSPNFEDGVVHPNADKWQGDPPQYFNSNVPPQHYDAWRGPPMNTPPGVWYRGPPPAGPPYPPVPHGGFPMEPFPYYHRPQIPPPLANSQSGPPPGPGPRGHHPRNGDFYRPQMPDAFIRPGMPIRPGFYPGPVPYDGYFGPPMGYNPNERDMPFMGMPPGPCGPPGPPVYNMCPPQNPTELNDPHFRGGGRGSVGNAFVSEKQDPIPPEESRGPYKVLRKRENERDVEMEADNWEQNIEKGPHKSKASNESWGNKSSNIEDPKDLNLIHDVEGLNPKVRALDIQGDAEQNNDLLTNPTIAFGSISITGDLSHHYDKSRQVHHHNRGRSSNQDTDGWRKKPPILGLEISTPENPEIKNTESTQMVDLADGQAQRAKMRELAKQRAIERQKEEEERIREQKAKALAKLEELNRRTLAAADGTAHTAEKNATSVPEQVDVDGSQKPTGLTIDDGIKEPVDQISVNSQQEPADQSLLVKQGVANATDAESKAASLGNDGGVHRQKRAIHKQKPSVQTVEALVDKSTLSGTADTVIKNPVLGEAVSSQEPTLPTNSNIVSESTQPKKRTNKSSKNKHKVDDASASREVNLSKPESQTDLNQHPSAVSMTDSKDTKQSNLEQVSSLPSNQYKPQHPRRMPRNPQANRFHVGDVAVWAPVRAQNKEESVQDDVPLPDKSVTHGQTNLKSKRAEMERYVPKPVAKELDQQGNVNKSPSSPKKSMSEDVTGSVGPTVEAKSGDNKQTKQVKSHAAGRQQDVKKSHHKSTSQHEESLSNPVRTETNVTHEWDPSDGWFMPDEYPTTGVTSVTTAVKDEGGVTGKEKRPAYKGQRSVVKNHKDVSSAEMEVDQTDRPASSKENHSHWHPKPQQYKGGWSGGGQTSNSEVKRESRRYSSNAPNMEDEAQVRQFEQPHHVSTGFRKYGGQNNRSGGQDDKPKHNQHNANTNRERQRQNLHYEYQPVGSNNNTSNDGGSGNAGSQYKERSSGSGQSRRGGGSYYGRQ